The Burkholderia mallei ATCC 23344 genome has a window encoding:
- the tagH gene encoding type VI secretion system-associated FHA domain protein TagH, with product MQLTVIEHAGEPVGTDGRNAVVFHAPGGTIGRDSDNHLVLRDDTRQISRLQALLQVADDACLLKNLSSVSTIEVNRVPIGYAQAQRLNMGDIIRIGPYLLRAEPDDATIERTVEAAATAAAAAAPAASAAQAQAKGAGNKLWGLLHERFGLGKAQGAGEQSGARAAPARHHDSPASAAPRDLNQLSTDPLDLFAQPHGDPDARAGAAREGEGRAPPTVTQPDHAPEWTQHVRVQPAQSAPPAASRPGAPAARSGDIPAAGDASDMPSRVRASPAPAPATPETLLQAFFEGAGLDTAAEQHHWSAEQLFVAGQLLALFANGTVELLSSRSILKREVKADMTMLLDRENNPLKLLPNGSAVLRQMFGLPLPGFMTPQSAVSDAFQDLHAHQIGMVAGMRAALMDLLTRFSPQRLRERDAAPQWYEKRVPALYKARLWDRYATTHRDTLFAIEDDFASVFGKAFLSAYDAEVESYRGRCRR from the coding sequence ATGCAACTGACCGTTATCGAACACGCGGGCGAGCCGGTCGGCACCGACGGCCGCAACGCCGTCGTGTTTCATGCGCCGGGCGGCACGATCGGCCGGGACAGCGACAATCACCTCGTGCTGCGCGACGACACCCGGCAAATCTCGCGCCTGCAGGCGCTGCTGCAGGTGGCCGACGACGCGTGCCTGCTGAAGAACCTGAGCAGCGTATCGACGATCGAAGTGAACCGCGTGCCGATCGGCTACGCGCAAGCGCAGCGCCTGAACATGGGCGACATCATCCGGATCGGCCCTTACCTGCTGCGCGCGGAGCCCGACGACGCGACGATCGAGCGAACCGTCGAAGCCGCCGCCACGGCGGCCGCGGCGGCGGCGCCGGCGGCGTCCGCCGCGCAGGCTCAGGCGAAGGGGGCGGGCAACAAACTGTGGGGCCTGCTGCACGAGCGCTTCGGGCTCGGCAAGGCACAGGGCGCGGGCGAGCAGTCCGGCGCGCGCGCCGCGCCGGCGCGCCACCACGATTCGCCGGCGTCCGCCGCGCCGCGCGACCTGAATCAGCTGTCGACCGATCCGCTCGACCTGTTCGCGCAGCCGCACGGCGATCCGGATGCGCGAGCCGGCGCCGCGCGCGAAGGCGAAGGCCGCGCGCCGCCCACCGTCACGCAACCGGATCACGCGCCCGAATGGACGCAACACGTCCGCGTGCAGCCGGCGCAATCCGCGCCGCCCGCCGCCTCTCGCCCCGGCGCGCCCGCCGCGCGTTCGGGCGATATCCCCGCAGCGGGCGATGCGAGCGACATGCCGTCGCGCGTGCGCGCGTCGCCGGCCCCCGCGCCGGCGACACCCGAGACATTGCTGCAGGCGTTCTTCGAAGGCGCGGGGCTCGACACCGCTGCCGAGCAGCATCACTGGTCCGCCGAGCAGTTGTTCGTCGCGGGGCAGCTGCTCGCGCTGTTCGCCAACGGCACGGTCGAGCTGCTGTCGTCACGCAGCATCCTGAAGCGCGAAGTGAAGGCCGACATGACGATGCTGCTCGACCGCGAGAACAATCCGCTGAAGCTGCTGCCGAACGGCAGCGCGGTGCTGCGCCAGATGTTCGGGCTGCCGCTGCCGGGCTTCATGACGCCGCAAAGCGCCGTGTCCGACGCGTTCCAGGATCTGCACGCGCACCAGATCGGCATGGTGGCCGGCATGCGCGCCGCGCTGATGGATCTGCTCACGCGCTTCTCGCCGCAGCGCCTGCGCGAGCGCGACGCCGCGCCCCAGTGGTACGAGAAGCGCGTGCCGGCGCTGTACAAGGCGCGCCTCTGGGACCGCTATGCAACCACGCATCGCGACACGCTGTTCGCGATCGAGGACGATTTCGCCTCCGTGTTCGGCAAGGCGTTCCTCAGCGCCTACGACGCGGAAGTCGAGAGCTATCGCGGACGCTGCCGCCGGTGA
- a CDS encoding TssQ family T6SS-associated lipoprotein, producing the protein MKSRSSLYIFLGFFLAGMGGCGTGATSPASTPTVAQATLDSARAAYDAGDYRRTIALLGGHAREIDGADVNTQVAAHKLLAFSYCLTRRTTQCRAEFSRILDLNPRFDLSPAEKGHPIWGPAFEYARRKHALS; encoded by the coding sequence ATGAAAAGCCGCTCCTCGCTTTACATTTTTCTTGGCTTTTTCTTGGCGGGAATGGGCGGCTGCGGCACGGGCGCGACTTCCCCGGCTTCGACTCCAACCGTCGCGCAGGCGACGCTCGACAGCGCGCGCGCCGCATACGACGCGGGCGACTACCGGCGCACGATCGCGCTGCTCGGCGGCCATGCGCGCGAGATCGACGGCGCCGACGTCAACACGCAGGTCGCCGCGCACAAGCTGCTCGCGTTCAGCTACTGCCTGACGAGACGCACCACGCAATGCCGCGCCGAGTTCTCGAGAATTCTCGACCTCAATCCGCGCTTCGATCTGTCCCCTGCGGAAAAGGGGCATCCGATCTGGGGGCCGGCGTTCGAGTACGCACGCCGCAAACATGCGTTGTCCTGA
- the tssJ gene encoding type VI secretion system lipoprotein TssJ has product MRPRFSVSVVLGCALLLAGCGATERSVAVPYSITLDVAPDVNPDLNRKPSPIVLKVFQLKTASAFESADFFSLQDKPQSVLGADLLGVDRIILRPGDARTLHYRGNVDAGAIGIVAEYRVLEKNRWRMTVPLPRAKQLNLYRFWQTSPGEMKLQVAVKNGGIGLGGDSRVRQ; this is encoded by the coding sequence ATGCGACCGCGGTTCAGTGTTTCCGTCGTTCTGGGATGCGCGCTGCTGCTTGCCGGATGCGGGGCGACCGAGCGTTCCGTTGCGGTGCCGTATTCGATCACGCTCGACGTCGCGCCCGACGTCAATCCGGACCTCAATCGCAAGCCGTCGCCGATCGTGCTGAAGGTGTTCCAGCTGAAGACGGCGTCCGCGTTCGAAAGCGCCGATTTCTTCTCGCTGCAGGACAAGCCGCAGAGCGTGCTCGGCGCGGATCTGCTCGGCGTCGACCGGATCATCCTGCGCCCGGGGGATGCGCGCACGCTGCACTATCGCGGCAACGTCGACGCGGGCGCGATCGGCATCGTCGCCGAATATCGCGTGCTCGAGAAGAACCGCTGGCGGATGACGGTGCCGCTGCCGCGCGCGAAGCAACTGAACCTGTACCGATTCTGGCAAACCTCGCCGGGCGAGATGAAGCTGCAGGTCGCCGTGAAGAACGGCGGCATCGGCCTCGGCGGCGATTCGCGAGTACGCCAATGA
- the tssK gene encoding type VI secretion system baseplate subunit TssK, with translation MNEPVLSATPAAALRQRVIWTEGMFLRPQHFQQLERHWERYVGMRCLPLQGFYWGYDELQIDRELLALGKVALLAATGVMRDGTPFDLSHPDDRPEPLDVPADAKDQLVVLALPLWRGGAQEVSFGAGGNGEGHGGDGNAHAGFARYVVREYEVADANEVALGPALLQTGRLNVRLMLESELTGDWQALGVARVVERRTDGRLLVDDGYIPPRLVAQRDPVLLRHTRELHGLLTQRSEALGERLSEPGRGGVSEVADFLLLQLVNRYLALTWHAQQDVAAHPETLFCDWLKLACDLSTFTAAGRRPQSLAVYRHDDLRASFGELMAELRRSLSTVLEQNAIQIELRDVGNGMKVATIADPALRDTAGFVLAVRADVPADSLRARFPAQAKLGPVERIRDLVQLQLPGIAMRQLPVAPRQIPYHAGHTYFEIDKGGEMWKQLERSGGLAFHFAGEFPGLSMEFWAIRG, from the coding sequence ATGAACGAGCCGGTATTGTCCGCGACCCCCGCTGCGGCGTTGCGCCAGCGCGTGATCTGGACCGAGGGCATGTTCCTGCGGCCGCAGCATTTCCAGCAGCTCGAGCGGCACTGGGAGCGCTACGTCGGCATGCGCTGCCTGCCGCTGCAAGGCTTCTACTGGGGCTACGACGAGTTGCAGATCGATCGCGAGCTGCTCGCGCTCGGCAAGGTCGCGCTGCTCGCCGCGACCGGCGTGATGCGCGACGGCACGCCGTTCGACCTGTCGCATCCGGACGACCGGCCCGAGCCGCTCGACGTGCCCGCCGACGCGAAGGATCAGCTCGTCGTGCTCGCGCTGCCGCTGTGGCGCGGCGGCGCGCAGGAGGTGTCGTTCGGCGCGGGCGGCAACGGCGAAGGCCACGGCGGCGACGGCAACGCGCACGCGGGCTTCGCGCGCTACGTCGTGCGCGAATACGAAGTCGCCGACGCGAACGAGGTCGCGCTCGGCCCCGCGCTATTGCAGACCGGCCGCCTGAACGTGCGCCTGATGCTCGAATCCGAATTGACGGGCGACTGGCAGGCGCTCGGCGTCGCGCGCGTCGTCGAGCGGCGCACCGATGGGCGGCTGCTCGTCGACGACGGCTACATTCCGCCGCGGCTTGTCGCGCAGCGCGATCCGGTGCTGCTGCGCCACACGCGCGAGCTGCACGGGCTGCTCACGCAACGCAGCGAGGCGCTCGGCGAGCGCCTGTCGGAGCCGGGGCGCGGCGGCGTGTCCGAAGTCGCCGATTTCCTGCTGCTGCAACTCGTCAACCGCTATCTGGCGCTCACGTGGCACGCGCAGCAGGATGTCGCCGCGCACCCGGAGACGCTGTTCTGCGATTGGCTGAAGCTCGCGTGCGACCTGAGCACGTTCACCGCGGCCGGCCGCCGGCCGCAGTCGCTCGCGGTCTACCGGCACGACGATCTGCGCGCGAGCTTCGGCGAGCTGATGGCCGAGCTGCGCCGCTCATTGTCGACGGTGCTCGAGCAGAACGCGATCCAGATCGAGCTGCGCGACGTGGGCAACGGCATGAAGGTCGCGACGATCGCCGATCCGGCGCTGCGCGACACCGCGGGCTTCGTGCTCGCCGTGCGCGCCGACGTGCCGGCCGACAGCCTGCGCGCGCGCTTTCCCGCGCAGGCGAAGCTCGGTCCCGTCGAGCGCATTCGCGATCTCGTGCAGTTGCAACTGCCGGGCATCGCGATGCGGCAGTTGCCCGTCGCGCCGCGGCAGATTCCGTATCACGCGGGCCACACGTACTTCGAGATCGACAAGGGCGGCGAGATGTGGAAACAGCTCGAACGCTCGGGCGGCCTCGCATTTCATTTCGCCGGCGAATTCCCGGGACTCTCGATGGAGTTCTGGGCGATTCGCGGGTGA
- a CDS encoding DotU family type VI secretion system protein, protein MNTSSDSFSAGSGGFVPPNPGGAHPAAAPAAGAAAFQPRPGRWAASGTNPLVAAANPLLNLVPQIRSTVHHPNPAWLREHLVVEIRQFEERAQQAGVASEAIIGARYCLCTALDEAAALTPWGGSVWSSHSLLVSFHNETWGGEKFFHLLERLSQQPRQHLDLLELLYFCLALGFEGRYRVLDNGRAQLDAVRRQLAQTIRSVRGEFDPALSPHWRDVVTRDVTRRFTVPLWVCVALALLVGFGVFAGLRIALAGHSDRLFASIDALHVPKLQPAPPAPHPAPAPRVAKFLEPEIAAGLVSVRDEADRSVIVLRGDGLFGSGSTSVIDRYMPVLTRVADALNQVQGNVRVSGYTDDTPVHTARFASNWDLSRERAQAVRSLIAARLDRPERITAEGRGTLDPVAPNDSPANRARNRRVEITLMLAPGSDAARATKEAP, encoded by the coding sequence ATGAACACTTCTTCCGATTCGTTCTCGGCCGGCTCGGGCGGATTCGTGCCGCCGAATCCGGGCGGCGCGCACCCGGCCGCCGCGCCGGCGGCGGGTGCGGCCGCGTTTCAGCCGAGGCCGGGCCGCTGGGCGGCGAGCGGCACGAATCCGCTCGTCGCGGCCGCGAACCCGCTGTTGAACCTCGTGCCGCAGATCCGTTCGACCGTCCATCATCCGAATCCCGCGTGGCTGCGCGAGCATCTCGTCGTCGAGATCCGCCAGTTCGAGGAGCGCGCGCAGCAGGCGGGCGTCGCCTCCGAGGCGATCATCGGCGCGCGCTACTGCCTGTGCACCGCGCTCGACGAGGCCGCCGCGCTGACGCCGTGGGGCGGCAGCGTATGGTCGTCGCATAGCCTGCTCGTGTCGTTCCACAACGAGACGTGGGGCGGCGAGAAGTTCTTCCATCTGCTCGAGCGGCTGTCGCAGCAGCCGCGCCAGCATCTCGACCTGCTCGAGCTGCTGTACTTCTGCCTCGCGCTCGGCTTCGAGGGGCGCTACCGCGTGCTCGACAACGGCCGCGCGCAGCTCGACGCGGTGCGCCGCCAGCTCGCGCAGACGATCCGCTCGGTGCGCGGCGAATTCGATCCGGCGCTCTCGCCGCATTGGCGCGACGTCGTCACGCGCGACGTCACGCGGCGCTTCACGGTGCCGCTGTGGGTGTGCGTCGCGCTTGCGCTGCTCGTGGGCTTCGGCGTGTTCGCGGGGCTGCGCATCGCGCTCGCCGGCCATTCGGATCGGCTGTTCGCGTCGATCGACGCGCTGCACGTGCCGAAGCTGCAGCCGGCGCCGCCCGCGCCGCATCCGGCGCCCGCGCCGCGCGTCGCGAAGTTCCTCGAGCCGGAGATCGCCGCGGGGCTCGTGAGCGTGCGCGACGAGGCCGACCGCAGCGTGATCGTGCTGCGCGGCGACGGCCTGTTCGGCTCCGGCTCGACGTCGGTGATCGATCGCTACATGCCGGTGCTCACGCGCGTGGCCGACGCGCTGAACCAGGTGCAGGGCAACGTGCGCGTGAGCGGCTACACCGACGACACGCCGGTGCACACCGCGCGCTTCGCGTCGAACTGGGATTTGTCGCGCGAGCGCGCGCAGGCGGTCCGCAGCCTGATCGCCGCGCGGCTCGACCGCCCCGAGCGGATCACCGCCGAAGGGCGCGGCACGCTCGATCCCGTCGCGCCGAACGATTCGCCCGCGAACCGCGCGCGCAACCGGCGCGTCGAGATCACGCTGATGCTCGCGCCCGGCAGCGACGCCGCGCGCGCGACGAAGGAGGCGCCCTGA